From Vulpes vulpes isolate BD-2025 chromosome 7, VulVul3, whole genome shotgun sequence, one genomic window encodes:
- the MACC1 gene encoding metastasis-associated in colon cancer protein 1 has product MITSEKAQFWLGGISQSRSEGNLFDMEAQKSSRNFHITERPDPEFLLNWSDRLTRQGNNVSKATNPFWNELSASNPFLDDITQLRNNQKRDNISILKEDPFLFYREIETGNSFDSSGDELDVHQLLRQSSAQTSGRSKSVSELLDILDGTAHGHQNIHNSGQILEQDLEWLQDDREAYKMAWLSQRQLARSCLDLNIINQSPGWAQTQVAETVIVCKLSHQGGSVQLPESDITIHVPQGHVAVGDFQEVSLRAFLEPPQMLNHDLSCTVSPLLEIMLGNLNTMEAILLEMKIGAEVRKDPFSQVMTEIVCLHSLSKEGPFKVLNNCYIYKDIIQVKLIDLSQVMYLVVAAQIKATRSPAATVWDCIHKTTSVGIYGPRYIHPSFTAIFIVCGHSYMPGKLTISDIKKGGKNTSPVVFHLWGKHSFLLDKPQDLNISVFSCDPDFEVKAEGERKEIKQKQLLAGEVVNQQFLFSLIDSREMHLCVFRVQMEPPDGKAVTQFFVTTPDPAPNLKRFSNLPADFQEEKKIKSSPLLPKVCVKYPTFQDKNINFNNYGVTLKTVLRQKKSDYLLEYFKGDTVALLGEGKVKAIGQSRVKEWYVGVLRGKVGLIHCKNVKVIAKEQVISMSDNVFTTRNLLEQITLPFKKLTYIYSVVLTLVSEKVYDWKVLADVLGYSHQALEDFDQIQADKESENVSYIVKKLKEDCHADKNTRKFLYELTVALLKMDCQGLVAHLIQEAAILTSAVKLGKGWRELAEKLVRLTKQQMEAYEIPHRGKAGDVAVEMMWKPAYDFLYTWGAHYGNSYRDMLQDLQSALDKMKNPVTKQWRDLTGALILIHSLEFLRATAFSTSEEV; this is encoded by the exons ATGATAACCAGTGAAAAAGCCCAATTTTGGCTAGGAGGAATTTCGCAAAGTAGATCTGAAGGAAATTTGTTTGACATGGAGGCTCAGAAATCCTCAAGAAATTTCCATATTACAG AACGTCCAGACCCAGAATTTCTTCTCAATTGGTCAGATCGTCTCACACGTCAAGGCAATAATGTTTCCAAGGCTACAAATCCATTCTGGAATGAACTGTCTGCTTCTAACCCATTTTTGGATGACATAACTCAGCTAAGAAATAACcagaagagagataatatttCCATCTTGAAGGaagatccttttcttttttatagagaaatagaaactggAAATTCTTTTGATTCTTCTGGTGATGAACTAGATGTGCATCAGTTGCTTAGGCAGTCTTCTGCACAGACATCTGGAAGATCTAAAAGTGTTTCAGAACTTTTGGACATTTTAGATGGCACAGCACATGGCCATCAGAATATACATAACTCTGGCCAGATACTGGAACAAGACTTAGAATGGCTTCAGGATGATAGAGAGGCTTATAAAATGGCTTGGTTAAGTCAACGCCAGCTGGCCCGTTCCTGCTTGGATTTGAATATAATTAATCAGAGTCCTGGATGGGCCCAAACACAAGTTGCAGAGACTGTGATAGTTTGTAAATTAAGCCACCAAGGAGGGTCAGTACAATTACCTGAATCAGATATCACTATTCATGTGCCCCAAGGCCATGTAGCTGTGGGAGACTTCCAAGAGGTGTCTCTAAGGGCATTCCTTGAACCTCCACAAATGCTTAACCATGATCTTTCATGCACTGTAAGCCCACTGTTGGAAATCATGTTAGGCAACCTTAACACAATGGAAGCCATTTTGCTGGAGATGAAAATAGGGGCTGAAGTGAGAAAGGATCCTTTCAGCCAAGTCATGACAGAAATTGTGTGTTTACACAGCCTGAGTAAAGAAGGCCCTTTCAAAGTGTTGAACAACTGCTATATTTATAAGGACATCATCCAAGTCAAGCTAATAGACTTGAGCCAGGTGATGTATCTCGTGGTTGCTGCACAAATTAAAGCTACTCGGTCACCAGCTGCCACCGTTTGGGATTGTATCCACAAAACCACGTCAGTAGGGATTTATGGGCCCAGATACATTCATCCCAGTTTCACTGCTATTTTCATCGTTTGTGGACACAGTTATATGCCAGGAAAGCTTACAATCTCAGATataaagaaaggtggaaaaaatacATCTCCAGTTGTGTTTCACCTCTGGGGGAAGCATTCGTTCTTACTTGACAAGCCACaagatttaaatatttctgttttttcatgTGATCCTGATTTTGAAgtaaaggcagaaggagaaaggaaagaaattaaacaaaagcaGTTGCTAGCAGGTGAAGTAGTTAatcaacaatttttattttccttaattgaCTCCAGAGAAATGCACTTGTGTGTTTTCCGTGTTCAGATGGAGCCTCCTGATGGTAAAGCAGTGACACAGTTCTTTGTCACTACACCTGATCCAGCTCCCAACCTGAAAAGATTCTCAAATCTGCCAGCTGATTttcaggaagagaagaaaatcaagtcTTCTCCACTATTACCAAAAGTTTGTGTTAAATATCCCACAtttcaagacaaaaatattaactttaacaACTATGGAGTAACCCTGAAGACAGTGCTAAGGCAAAAAAAGAGTGACTACTTACTTGAATATTTCAAAGGGGACACAGTAGCTCTTCTTGGAGAGGGTAAGGTAAAAGCCATTGGGCAGTCCAGAGTGAAAGAATGGTATGTAGGAGTCCTCAGAGGTAAGGTTGGACTTAtacattgtaaaaatgtcaagGTGATTGCAAAAGAACAAGTCATATCTATGTCGGATAATGTCTTCACAACCAGAAATCTTCTTGAACAAATTACCCTACCTTTCAAAAAACTGACTTACATCTACTCAGTTGTATTGACTTTGGTGTCAGAAAAAGTTTATGATTGGAAAGTTTTAGCTGATGTCTTGGGTTACTCACATCAGGCACTAGAAGATTTTGATCAAATACAAGCAGACAAAGAATCAGAAAACGTTTCCTATATTGTAAAGAAGTTAAAGGAAGATTGCCATGCAGATAAAAATACCAGGAAGTTTCTTTACGAACTTACTGTG GCTCTGCTGAAGATGGATTGCCAAGGGTTAGTAGCACATCTCATCCAAGAGGCTGCTATTCTGACTTCAGCTGTCAAGCTTGGAAAAGGCTGGAGGGAACTAGCTGAAAAGTTAGTACGACTCACAAAGCAACAGATGGAGGCATATGAAATTCCTCATCGAGGAAAAGCTGGAGATGTTGCTGTTGAG